Part of the bacterium genome, GGACATGCGTATCCCCTTCGATGCTTACGATCCCTCTCGACACGCATATGTTCAGGATTTCACGCGCGCTCGGACTGACAGCGCGCAAAACCGCGGGCGCGAAGTGCGCCGAAGAAATCACAGCCGCGTTCCGCACGGTATCGCCGGAAGATCCGGTCAAGTACGACTTCGCGCTGACACGGCTCGGGATACGCTCCGATCAGGATCTGCACGCATTCGTGCAGGAGTACGGAGCACAATTTGAAGGAAAGGCCTTCGGGCCTGCCGATAGTTCTGAATTTCAAGGATAAAGAGGAAAAAAAAGATGTCACTGATGATTACGAAACCCGCCCCGGACTTCGAGGCAAACGCGGTTATGCCAGACGGCAGCTTTGGCAAGCTTAAGCTTTCGGATTACCGCGGCAAGTATGTGTTGCTTTTCTTCTACCCGCTCGATTTCACGTTCGTCTGCCCCTCCGAAATCATCGCCTTCGACAAGGCACTTGACGAGTTTAAAAAGCGCAACTGCGAGGTGATCGGAGTTTCGGTGGATTCCGAGTATACGCATCTTGCTTGGAAGAATACTCCCCGGAACGAGGGCGGCTTGGGCAATGTGCAGTTCCCGCTGGTTGCGGACTTGACGAAGCAGATCTCGCGGGATTACGGCGTTCTTCTCGACGAGTCGGTTGCGGTGCGCGGGCTGTTTTTGATAGATCGCGACGGGATTGTGCGCCACATGCTGGTGAACGACCTGCCGCTGGGCCGGAACGTGGACGAGGCGGTTCGGATGCTCGACGCGCTTCAGTTTTTCGAGGCTCACGGCGAGGTATGCCCCGCCAACTGGCGTCCCGGAGAGGAAGCGATGAAGCCCACCGCAGAGGGAGTAGCCAAGTACCTTGAAGCACATGCATAGGCCGATGCGATAACTTTACGGCGTGGTCTATAATCAATTCCAGGGAGTATGGGGTTTAAGTGTTCTCCGGAGGAGTCAGCATGAACGAACGCAAGGGTGTTTTCACAGCGGGCGGCAACCCGCTTACGCTTCTCGGCGACGAGCTTAAGCCGGGTATGACCGCGCCGGAATTCACGGTGCTGGACGGCGAGCTCAAGCCCGTCAGCCTGTCGCAGTTCCGCGGCAAAGTCGTGCTGCTGTCGGTGGTCACATCGCTTGATACGGGCACGTGCGATATTCAAACCCGCAAGTTCAACGAGAAAGCGGCGTCACTCGGGGATGATGTCGTCATCCTCACCGTCAGCATGGACCTGCCGTTCGCGCAGAAGCGCTGGTGCGG contains:
- a CDS encoding peroxiredoxin codes for the protein MSLMITKPAPDFEANAVMPDGSFGKLKLSDYRGKYVLLFFYPLDFTFVCPSEIIAFDKALDEFKKRNCEVIGVSVDSEYTHLAWKNTPRNEGGLGNVQFPLVADLTKQISRDYGVLLDESVAVRGLFLIDRDGIVRHMLVNDLPLGRNVDEAVRMLDALQFFEAHGEVCPANWRPGEEAMKPTAEGVAKYLEAHA
- the tpx gene encoding thiol peroxidase; its protein translation is MNERKGVFTAGGNPLTLLGDELKPGMTAPEFTVLDGELKPVSLSQFRGKVVLLSVVTSLDTGTCDIQTRKFNEKAASLGDDVVILTVSMDLPFAQKRWCGAAGIDKVVVLSDYRDADLGPKYGILIKELRLLARSLFVIDREGKLVYAKTNSENADEPDYEPALEAARAAVG